The following proteins are encoded in a genomic region of Fervidobacterium pennivorans DSM 9078:
- a CDS encoding THUMP domain-containing class I SAM-dependent RNA methyltransferase: protein MSIGADNNSSGLFDIVAFCSSGLEGAVALELKKFGYKVYYSSSGRIFFKARLEDLPFLNMYMKTADRISILIKKFKAETFDELFDNVKYSNLKEIVQKNARIVIDKLKITNSKLSATGAVASVLKKAIVESLGGTDESGPVYSFILVLKDDEAYLLLDTSGDALSKRGYRLKTSKAPLRETIAAAIITLSRLDLNTNNESPALFDPFCGSGTIPIEASTINLPNVNKKYISENWMILKEEWRKSKKEALKDLQNLSEKPSRKIIKGSDIDCQVIQIAQENLRIASKIFQTTLPVEFSCLDFRDLPVFTEKAWVISNLPYGQRLDDGKVIRDIKILREKFPNANFYLLHPDKDFEKIFGRATKKIRFQNSGLWTYLFMYY, encoded by the coding sequence ATGAGTATCGGTGCAGATAACAATAGTAGTGGACTTTTTGACATTGTTGCTTTCTGTTCTTCGGGGTTGGAAGGTGCGGTGGCATTAGAACTTAAAAAATTTGGATACAAGGTCTATTATTCCTCCTCCGGGAGGATATTTTTTAAAGCAAGGTTGGAAGACTTGCCTTTTTTGAACATGTATATGAAAACAGCAGATAGAATATCGATATTGATAAAAAAATTCAAAGCAGAAACGTTCGATGAGCTTTTTGATAATGTGAAATATTCAAATTTGAAGGAAATTGTTCAAAAGAACGCAAGGATTGTTATAGACAAACTGAAGATAACAAATTCAAAACTCAGTGCAACTGGGGCGGTTGCTTCTGTTTTAAAAAAGGCAATTGTTGAAAGCTTAGGTGGAACTGACGAAAGTGGTCCTGTCTACAGTTTCATCCTCGTATTGAAGGATGACGAGGCATACTTATTGCTCGATACTTCTGGAGATGCATTATCAAAGCGTGGTTATCGTTTAAAGACAAGTAAAGCGCCACTTAGAGAGACAATAGCCGCAGCAATTATTACGCTTTCAAGATTGGATTTGAATACTAACAATGAAAGTCCAGCCCTTTTTGACCCTTTCTGTGGCAGTGGTACAATTCCCATAGAGGCGAGTACTATAAATTTGCCGAATGTAAATAAGAAGTATATCTCTGAGAACTGGATGATTTTAAAAGAAGAATGGAGAAAATCAAAGAAAGAAGCTTTAAAAGACCTTCAGAATCTTTCTGAAAAACCTTCTCGGAAAATTATCAAAGGAAGTGATATCGATTGCCAAGTTATACAAATTGCTCAAGAAAACTTAAGAATAGCTTCCAAAATCTTTCAGACAACCTTACCGGTTGAATTTTCGTGCTTGGACTTTAGAGATTTGCCTGTATTCACCGAAAAAGCTTGGGTAATTTCCAATCTCCCGTATGGTCAAAGGTTAGATGATGGTAAGGTAATTAGGGATATAAAGATTTTGAGAGAAAAGTTTCCGAATGCGAATTTTTATCTGCTACATCCTGACAAGGATTTTGAGAAAATTTTTGGAAGGGCTACTAAAAAGATAAGGTTCCAAAATAGCGGTCTTTGGACGTACCTTTTTATGTACTATTAA
- the mazG gene encoding nucleoside triphosphate pyrophosphohydrolase, protein MVGKEFEKLVEIMATLRGENGCEWDKAQTHESLKPYLIEEAYEVLNAIDNNDDEELKEELGDVLLQVVFHSQIAAERGAFTIEDVIKTLSDKLVRRHPHVFGNAQGYSYARWEEIKAKEKGQKKRSSIGDVNHALPGLSLARRVQENAAGVGFDWTEIEDVWHKVEEEVKELKNAKNEEEIEEEMGDLLFAIVNLARFLNVDPESAIRKATEKFIARFEKMEKEIEKDGKKLENMTVEEMDEYWNKVKSQEYKKVEEVNEK, encoded by the coding sequence ATGGTTGGAAAAGAGTTCGAAAAACTCGTAGAAATTATGGCAACACTGCGAGGAGAAAACGGATGTGAGTGGGATAAAGCACAAACGCATGAAAGCTTGAAGCCATATTTGATAGAAGAAGCGTACGAAGTGCTTAACGCTATTGATAATAACGACGATGAAGAACTTAAAGAAGAACTTGGTGACGTACTTTTGCAAGTGGTTTTTCATTCCCAAATTGCCGCAGAGCGGGGAGCATTTACAATTGAAGATGTTATAAAGACGCTTTCCGACAAGCTAGTGAGACGCCATCCGCATGTGTTTGGTAATGCACAAGGGTATTCGTATGCGCGTTGGGAGGAAATAAAAGCAAAGGAAAAGGGTCAGAAAAAACGCTCGAGTATTGGGGATGTGAACCATGCTTTGCCTGGTCTTTCATTAGCTCGTAGAGTCCAAGAGAACGCTGCTGGTGTAGGTTTTGACTGGACAGAAATTGAAGATGTATGGCACAAAGTTGAGGAAGAAGTAAAAGAACTGAAAAACGCAAAAAACGAGGAAGAAATAGAAGAAGAAATGGGAGACTTACTTTTTGCAATCGTAAACTTAGCAAGGTTTTTAAACGTGGACCCAGAAAGCGCGATTAGAAAAGCTACAGAGAAATTCATCGCAAGGTTTGAAAAAATGGAGAAGGAGATTGAGAAAGATGGAAAGAAACTGGAGAACATGACCGTTGAAGAGATGGATGAATACTGGAATAAAGTGAAATCGCAGGAATATAAAAAAGTTGAGGAAGTGAATGAAAAATGA
- the rlmB gene encoding 23S rRNA (guanosine(2251)-2'-O)-methyltransferase RlmB, producing MIVYGRNVLKELFQSKQPIKMVYFSESGDRELESLIEEVKKRKIPYSVAPKNVLKRLCGEEKNQGVVIDIGEFEYADENDLPENPFLVLLDQVQDPQNLGAIVRTCVAAGVDMVVLTKDNSAHVTPGAVKASAGTVFRVPIAITVNLSRYIEKIKERGVWVYGADMRGKPIWQADLKRPLALVFGNEGSGIRQLVKQSCDELVSVPMKTSIDSLNVSVSAGIIIYEVLRREMMNT from the coding sequence ATGATAGTCTATGGTAGAAATGTGCTCAAAGAGCTTTTTCAAAGTAAGCAGCCGATAAAGATGGTTTACTTTTCCGAAAGTGGTGATAGAGAATTAGAAAGTCTCATAGAAGAAGTTAAAAAAAGAAAGATACCGTATTCAGTGGCTCCAAAAAATGTTTTGAAGAGGTTGTGTGGTGAAGAAAAGAACCAAGGTGTAGTGATTGATATCGGTGAATTTGAGTATGCAGATGAAAACGATTTGCCAGAAAACCCGTTTCTTGTTTTGCTTGACCAGGTCCAAGACCCACAAAACCTCGGCGCTATTGTTCGAACCTGTGTTGCAGCTGGCGTAGATATGGTTGTATTAACCAAAGACAACAGTGCGCATGTTACACCAGGAGCGGTTAAAGCCTCTGCTGGTACAGTCTTTAGGGTACCGATAGCTATAACCGTAAACCTTTCTAGATACATCGAAAAAATCAAGGAAAGAGGCGTTTGGGTATATGGAGCAGACATGAGAGGTAAACCTATATGGCAAGCGGACTTAAAAAGGCCCCTAGCCCTCGTTTTTGGTAACGAAGGTAGTGGGATACGACAACTTGTTAAACAATCGTGTGATGAGTTGGTTTCAGTACCCATGAAAACTTCCATTGACTCACTCAATGTGTCTGTTAGTGCTGGTATCATCATATATGAAGTGCTTAGACGAGAGATGATGAACACTTAG
- a CDS encoding prepilin peptidase, protein MWDKVSLLFWFVMGTIFGSFANVLIYRPIAGLKLTEPRFSVCPSCRKRIAWYDNIPILSFIILRGRCRHCDAKISVRYPLVELIFGVSFLINHVLFPLDVALLTDAIFVASVPAIFTDLKLMLLPDYTWITVLVSAFLINVLHFRGSMFLDVFGALISLGILIVLKMKYRDGIGEGDLFLLPVYSFAVGFSFMPLLLFGASLGGMVYSLLSKNRVIPFGPFIIIFGYSLLFVRLILSI, encoded by the coding sequence ATGTGGGATAAAGTAAGTTTGTTGTTTTGGTTTGTCATGGGAACAATCTTTGGGAGTTTTGCGAATGTTTTAATTTATAGGCCAATAGCGGGGCTCAAATTAACTGAGCCCCGTTTTTCGGTATGTCCGAGTTGTCGCAAACGTATCGCGTGGTACGATAACATACCTATTCTCAGTTTCATTATCCTTCGAGGAAGGTGTAGACATTGTGATGCAAAGATTTCCGTAAGATACCCGCTTGTTGAGTTAATCTTTGGCGTTTCTTTTCTTATTAATCACGTACTTTTCCCACTGGATGTTGCTCTATTAACAGACGCAATTTTTGTAGCTTCTGTTCCAGCAATTTTTACAGATTTGAAACTCATGCTGTTGCCTGACTATACATGGATAACGGTTCTTGTCTCGGCTTTTTTGATTAACGTATTACATTTCAGAGGTTCCATGTTTCTAGATGTTTTTGGAGCTTTAATTTCGTTGGGGATATTGATTGTACTGAAAATGAAATATAGAGACGGTATAGGTGAAGGTGATTTGTTTTTACTTCCAGTTTATTCTTTTGCAGTCGGCTTTTCATTTATGCCGTTACTTTTATTTGGGGCTTCATTGGGGGGCATGGTTTACTCTCTTTTAAGTAAGAACCGCGTTATACCATTCGGTCCGTTCATAATAATATTTGGTTACTCACTTCTTTTTGTAAGGCTTATTCTAAGTATCTAG
- the recG gene encoding ATP-dependent DNA helicase RecG, whose protein sequence is MLLIEEFLDNCYEISREISEEALNALIEYIEDNYERIDDPLLSDVEIQVKLEEFRNYIIEAKKLPTHRALKRLSHVRGMVERFKYNFLTYSVTCESSEFAKSLDVPIKYAKGVGPAREKLLRKLGIQTIGDLISFFPRDYEDRRKVIPLMYVRENEKITTKGILKSVEKTKKGDLIIVSALLQDGINQVILKWFNQEFKEMELKQLVGREVYVTGSVKRGFFGAMEIQNPEISLSDSPERTILPIYPLTENLTQRTIRKIIADNLPSICNLRDLIPKEILEERRLIDVWKAYTGMHFPKSSFHYKISRKRLAYEELLLFQTALYLSKRNVKQVGGIPKSFSGRLAEEFISKLPFKLTNAQKRAHAEIREDMRSPDPMNRLLQGDVGSGKTLVAELAIIDNYEAGYQSAFMVPTSILAIQHFQKLFNHLTELGIRVALLIGSTSQREKEKIKFALRNGDLDVVVGTHALIQEDVHFANLGLVIIDEQHRFGVKQREELISKGKVVDTLIMTATPIPRTLSLTLYGDLDVSVIDEMPPGRKEIKTFTLRHTRAKEVYKFVREQVLENGDQAYIVYPLIEQSEAINAKAAEDMYRTLSKEAFPDIPMGLLHGRMSDEEKSDVMSKFVRGEIKILVSTSVIEVGVDVPNATIMVIENAERFGLAQLHQLRGRVGRGEKQSYCFLIVSEAGEEAWDRLQFFASTNDGFKISEYDLRLRGPGEFFGTRQHGLPEFKVADIISDTELMLIAREDAKRIVENYPDSEIIREVYRIYGERIRFLDVG, encoded by the coding sequence ATGTTGCTCATCGAAGAATTTCTTGATAATTGCTATGAAATATCAAGAGAAATAAGTGAAGAAGCCCTAAACGCTCTCATCGAATATATTGAGGACAACTACGAAAGGATAGATGATCCTCTTCTTTCTGACGTTGAAATACAGGTTAAGCTCGAAGAATTTAGAAACTACATAATCGAGGCAAAAAAACTTCCAACACATCGTGCACTAAAAAGACTTTCCCATGTTCGAGGAATGGTTGAGCGTTTTAAATACAATTTTCTGACATACTCCGTTACTTGTGAGTCGTCGGAGTTTGCTAAGTCGTTGGATGTTCCTATAAAATATGCAAAAGGTGTAGGACCTGCAAGGGAAAAACTACTTAGAAAACTTGGAATTCAGACTATAGGAGATTTGATAAGTTTCTTTCCGAGGGATTACGAAGACAGAAGAAAAGTTATACCACTGATGTACGTTCGAGAAAATGAAAAAATTACGACTAAGGGAATTTTGAAGAGCGTAGAAAAAACCAAAAAAGGTGACTTGATAATTGTTAGCGCACTTTTGCAAGACGGGATAAACCAGGTTATTTTGAAGTGGTTCAACCAAGAATTTAAAGAAATGGAACTTAAACAACTAGTAGGTAGAGAGGTTTATGTAACTGGGAGTGTTAAAAGAGGTTTTTTTGGAGCGATGGAGATACAAAACCCTGAGATTTCGTTAAGTGATTCTCCGGAAAGAACAATATTGCCTATATATCCTCTAACTGAAAACCTAACACAGAGGACTATCAGAAAAATTATTGCAGACAACTTGCCTAGCATATGTAATTTGAGAGATTTGATACCGAAAGAAATACTTGAAGAAAGAAGACTTATCGATGTCTGGAAAGCCTATACCGGGATGCATTTTCCGAAGAGTTCTTTCCATTACAAGATATCTCGAAAGCGTCTGGCATATGAGGAACTTCTTCTGTTTCAAACAGCATTATATCTGTCCAAGCGGAATGTCAAACAAGTTGGAGGAATTCCTAAGAGCTTTTCCGGTAGGCTTGCTGAGGAATTCATATCAAAGTTACCGTTTAAACTTACGAACGCACAAAAGAGGGCACATGCAGAAATTCGCGAAGATATGCGAAGTCCGGACCCGATGAACAGATTACTTCAAGGAGATGTGGGTAGCGGTAAGACGCTAGTTGCTGAACTTGCGATAATAGACAACTACGAGGCAGGTTATCAAAGTGCGTTTATGGTTCCCACTTCTATTCTTGCTATCCAACATTTTCAAAAACTCTTTAATCATTTGACAGAACTTGGTATCAGGGTTGCGTTGCTCATTGGTTCAACTTCTCAAAGGGAAAAAGAAAAGATAAAGTTTGCTCTAAGAAACGGGGATTTGGATGTTGTAGTTGGTACTCATGCGCTAATTCAGGAAGATGTTCACTTTGCAAACCTTGGTCTTGTGATAATTGATGAGCAACACAGATTCGGTGTAAAGCAAAGGGAAGAACTAATATCGAAAGGAAAGGTCGTCGATACACTCATCATGACTGCGACACCTATCCCAAGGACACTTTCTCTAACACTCTACGGAGACTTGGATGTGTCTGTTATTGATGAAATGCCTCCAGGTAGGAAGGAAATCAAAACGTTTACATTGAGGCACACACGAGCAAAAGAAGTCTACAAATTCGTTAGAGAGCAGGTCCTTGAGAATGGAGACCAAGCTTACATAGTTTACCCCTTGATTGAACAATCGGAAGCAATCAACGCGAAAGCGGCGGAGGATATGTACCGTACATTAAGCAAGGAAGCGTTTCCCGATATTCCCATGGGCTTGCTCCACGGACGGATGTCTGACGAAGAAAAAAGCGATGTAATGAGTAAATTTGTAAGAGGAGAAATCAAGATATTGGTCTCAACATCTGTTATAGAAGTTGGGGTGGATGTACCTAACGCAACGATAATGGTCATTGAGAATGCTGAAAGATTCGGGCTTGCGCAGTTGCACCAACTAAGAGGAAGAGTAGGAAGGGGCGAAAAACAAAGTTATTGTTTCCTCATAGTGAGTGAAGCAGGCGAGGAGGCGTGGGACAGATTACAATTCTTCGCAAGTACGAACGATGGGTTCAAGATATCAGAATACGACTTAAGATTGCGAGGACCAGGTGAATTCTTTGGAACACGCCAGCATGGGCTTCCTGAGTTTAAAGTGGCAGATATTATCTCAGATACAGAACTCATGTTAATAGCACGAGAAGATGCTAAGCGCATAGTTGAAAATTATCCAGATAGTGAGATAATAAGAGAGGTATATAGGATTTATGGAGAGCGAATCAGGTTTTTGGATGTTGGATAA
- the trmB gene encoding tRNA (guanosine(46)-N7)-methyltransferase TrmB, which translates to MKDLEKYGVFSKEVRPALFDYLPIDWSTVFGNNNGIIVEIGFGSGEYLQSYAIKHPEKNFVGFEVSITSMKKAHKRVESLENVRLVITDARFGLREFFGPKSVEKVIMNFPIPWDKKSHERRRVIVPEFFETLSNVLVDGGTFELATDVEWYAKQTMETAKEMGFEVVEFLENPDREIKTRYEQKWIKYGRNIYSLVIRKVKHIEIERLIGGRHEMPHARSVVAEEKLPLLHNKVFKEGKKVVVVKGVYKSTGNDAYLIKVISSDGEFQQHYYLVAYPEEPGSKEWIIKLDSASNPYRTPAVKWSVSVLADFLSSEEEQGK; encoded by the coding sequence ATGAAGGACTTGGAAAAATACGGTGTCTTTTCCAAAGAAGTGCGTCCCGCTTTATTTGATTACTTACCTATAGATTGGTCCACCGTCTTTGGCAACAACAATGGTATTATCGTTGAAATCGGTTTCGGGAGTGGTGAATATCTTCAGTCTTATGCAATAAAGCATCCTGAAAAGAATTTTGTCGGGTTCGAGGTTTCAATAACTTCTATGAAAAAGGCTCATAAGAGAGTGGAGAGTCTTGAGAACGTTAGATTAGTAATAACCGATGCGAGGTTTGGACTCAGGGAATTTTTCGGACCAAAGAGTGTTGAAAAAGTGATAATGAACTTTCCAATTCCCTGGGACAAGAAATCCCACGAAAGAAGGCGAGTTATCGTTCCAGAGTTTTTTGAAACACTTTCGAACGTGCTTGTCGACGGTGGTACTTTTGAGCTTGCAACAGATGTTGAATGGTATGCGAAACAGACAATGGAAACAGCAAAGGAAATGGGATTCGAAGTTGTCGAATTTTTGGAGAATCCAGACAGAGAAATAAAGACGCGTTACGAGCAAAAATGGATAAAGTATGGCAGAAATATCTATTCGCTTGTGATAAGAAAGGTTAAGCATATAGAGATTGAAAGGCTGATAGGAGGTAGGCACGAAATGCCTCATGCTAGGAGCGTCGTTGCTGAAGAGAAACTGCCGTTGCTTCACAATAAAGTATTCAAAGAAGGTAAGAAAGTAGTGGTTGTCAAAGGTGTTTACAAATCAACAGGGAATGATGCTTACTTAATAAAAGTAATTTCATCGGATGGCGAGTTCCAACAACACTATTATTTGGTGGCTTACCCAGAAGAACCTGGAAGCAAAGAATGGATAATCAAGCTTGATAGTGCTTCGAACCCCTATAGAACACCAGCTGTTAAATGGTCTGTATCGGTTTTGGCGGATTTTCTTTCATCAGAAGAAGAACAAGGTAAATAA
- a CDS encoding NAD(P)H-dependent glycerol-3-phosphate dehydrogenase, giving the protein MRYFILGAGSWGCTIAQMLKDNGHEVLLWAHSEEHANLLNKRKKMPHLPDVDLNVPVTADISVGKNYDALIIAVPVQFVRSVLEKIDYDVSIVLNLSKGIEIATGKRVSEIVHETLGCKYAVLSGPSHAEEVALKLPTAVVVAGEMASEFQREFSNDYFRVYVHDDVVGVELAGALKNVIAIAAGIVDGLGGWDNAKAALITRGLYEIARFSIEFGANPLTFMGLAGIGDLIVTCGSKHSRNRRYGEMVAKGYDPVYLLEASKEIVEGAFTCKAVVENYGNKHDLPIIKEVYEVIYNRKSPIDSIKSLMSRSLKLEMEEVRRWLEKSSKNS; this is encoded by the coding sequence ATGCGCTATTTCATTCTTGGTGCTGGTAGTTGGGGATGTACGATTGCTCAAATGCTGAAAGACAATGGACATGAGGTTTTGCTTTGGGCACATAGCGAAGAACATGCAAACTTATTGAATAAAAGAAAGAAAATGCCACATCTTCCAGATGTGGACTTGAATGTGCCGGTAACCGCTGATATTTCTGTCGGTAAGAACTATGATGCCTTAATTATCGCAGTACCTGTCCAGTTTGTAAGGAGCGTGCTGGAGAAAATTGATTATGATGTTAGTATCGTACTTAATTTGTCCAAGGGTATAGAAATAGCGACTGGTAAGAGGGTATCGGAGATAGTTCACGAAACCTTAGGATGTAAATACGCGGTTTTATCGGGTCCTTCTCACGCTGAGGAGGTAGCGCTTAAGTTACCAACAGCTGTCGTTGTGGCGGGAGAAATGGCTTCGGAATTCCAAAGGGAATTTTCGAATGATTACTTCAGAGTGTATGTTCACGATGATGTTGTCGGTGTAGAACTGGCAGGAGCTCTCAAGAATGTCATAGCGATAGCTGCAGGTATCGTTGATGGACTTGGTGGATGGGATAACGCAAAAGCCGCTTTAATCACGCGTGGATTATATGAGATTGCAAGGTTTTCTATAGAATTTGGAGCTAATCCTCTCACTTTTATGGGACTTGCAGGGATAGGTGATTTGATAGTCACGTGTGGAAGTAAACACAGCCGAAACAGACGTTATGGGGAGATGGTTGCAAAAGGGTATGACCCCGTCTATCTATTGGAAGCAAGTAAAGAAATAGTGGAAGGGGCGTTTACCTGTAAAGCAGTTGTAGAAAATTACGGAAATAAGCATGACCTCCCCATAATCAAAGAAGTTTATGAAGTAATTTACAATAGAAAATCTCCGATTGATTCGATAAAATCATTGATGAGCAGGTCCCTGAAGCTGGAAATGGAGGAAGTAAGAAGATGGTTGGAAAAGAGTTCGAAAAACTCGTAG
- a CDS encoding bifunctional ADP-dependent NAD(P)H-hydrate dehydratase/NAD(P)H-hydrate epimerase yields MFAITSKEMKELEKRTITDFDISEEILMERAGISVVQAIWNEYGELPSKSFVIVCGSGNNGGDGYVAARDLLNYTEAVRVISVGYPTTEVARKNYERYLKHGGIVYNYSELGLEEASKIISEADIVIDALFGTGLNREISDEELTKLIEIMNLYSRCIVSVDIPSGVCADDGKIMGCAIQADLTVTFGLPKVGHFLFPGRELCGKLKIAKIGIPSLNMLTYGINKELITTEKLRLPSRPRWSNKGTYSQVVIIGGSNKYIGAPVLSSLAALRSGASMVKVVSVSKVCECAMNHDPSLICVNIGEDFNVERLEDFISTVNKDAIFVVGPGWDTQKSEEKLNIIRKLLLVPNTMIIDADGLNVLSQNIDLLKEKNPSKSVILTPHPGEFSRLTKKTLEDVKQNYELVYEFSEKYGVITVLKDATSIISDGKKIYFNITGNTSLSKAGSGDILSGLLAGLISQHLEPIEAVKAGVYVFGLAGEMVPVEGMNSAFNILNYIPDVFKTLRENE; encoded by the coding sequence ATGTTTGCGATAACAAGTAAAGAGATGAAGGAACTGGAAAAAAGAACAATAACAGATTTCGATATTAGTGAAGAGATTCTCATGGAAAGGGCGGGCATTTCCGTAGTGCAAGCTATTTGGAACGAGTATGGGGAACTTCCAAGCAAGAGCTTTGTCATTGTTTGCGGTTCTGGAAACAACGGTGGTGACGGGTACGTTGCTGCGAGGGACCTTCTTAACTACACGGAGGCTGTAAGGGTTATATCCGTTGGTTATCCTACTACAGAGGTTGCTAGAAAGAACTACGAGAGATACTTGAAGCATGGTGGAATTGTGTACAACTACAGCGAGCTTGGATTGGAAGAAGCATCGAAGATTATTTCCGAAGCTGACATCGTTATTGATGCCCTTTTTGGAACAGGTTTGAACAGGGAAATTAGTGATGAAGAACTCACCAAGTTGATAGAAATAATGAACTTATATTCAAGATGCATAGTGTCTGTCGATATACCATCAGGAGTTTGTGCAGATGATGGAAAAATAATGGGATGCGCGATCCAAGCGGATTTAACTGTAACTTTTGGTTTACCGAAAGTGGGACACTTCCTGTTTCCAGGTCGAGAATTGTGCGGAAAACTTAAGATTGCAAAGATAGGCATTCCCAGTTTGAATATGCTGACATACGGCATCAACAAAGAACTTATAACCACCGAGAAATTGCGACTTCCAAGCAGACCTCGTTGGTCAAATAAAGGGACATATTCACAAGTAGTTATAATCGGAGGTTCGAATAAATACATAGGTGCACCCGTTTTAAGTTCGCTTGCTGCGTTAAGAAGCGGAGCAAGCATGGTAAAAGTGGTTTCTGTTTCCAAAGTGTGTGAATGTGCTATGAATCATGACCCATCACTGATATGTGTGAATATTGGTGAGGATTTCAACGTTGAAAGATTGGAAGATTTTATATCTACTGTTAACAAAGACGCTATTTTTGTTGTTGGACCTGGTTGGGATACGCAGAAAAGCGAAGAAAAACTAAATATAATAAGAAAGCTTTTGTTAGTGCCAAATACCATGATAATAGACGCTGATGGCCTTAATGTTTTATCCCAGAACATCGACTTGTTAAAGGAAAAGAACCCTTCAAAATCAGTGATTTTAACTCCGCATCCTGGAGAGTTCTCCAGACTGACAAAAAAAACATTAGAAGATGTCAAACAAAACTACGAACTTGTCTACGAATTCTCGGAAAAGTATGGTGTGATAACCGTTTTAAAGGATGCAACATCGATAATTTCAGACGGCAAAAAAATATACTTCAACATAACTGGTAATACTTCTCTCTCAAAAGCAGGAAGTGGGGATATTCTTTCCGGATTACTTGCAGGTCTTATCTCTCAACATCTTGAGCCTATCGAAGCGGTAAAGGCTGGAGTGTATGTGTTTGGTTTAGCTGGTGAAATGGTTCCCGTGGAAGGCATGAACAGTGCGTTCAACATTTTAAACTATATCCCAGATGTTTTCAAAACGTTGAGAGAAAACGAATAA
- a CDS encoding lytic transglycosylase domain-containing protein: MRVFFMLIFISVVFLTLIFVELFPLKYYDIVVQYADGLDPLLVISVIRAESSFRPSAQSNVGAYGLMQLMPETAEWVNKKFKTNFDYTTIEGNIALGCKYLNYLLEKDGELKTALIHYNTGPYAPDDVKTDAGERYVRKVLRFYRIYRLLYRR; encoded by the coding sequence GTGCGTGTATTTTTCATGCTTATCTTTATAAGTGTTGTATTTTTAACTTTGATTTTCGTAGAGCTTTTTCCTTTAAAGTATTACGATATCGTTGTCCAATATGCTGATGGTTTGGACCCACTTTTGGTAATTAGTGTAATACGGGCAGAAAGTAGCTTTAGACCAAGTGCGCAATCTAACGTGGGAGCATACGGGCTCATGCAATTGATGCCGGAGACAGCAGAATGGGTAAATAAAAAGTTCAAGACGAACTTTGATTATACGACAATAGAGGGAAATATAGCCCTTGGTTGTAAATACTTGAATTATCTATTAGAAAAAGACGGAGAGCTCAAGACGGCGTTGATTCATTACAATACAGGTCCATATGCCCCTGATGATGTCAAAACGGACGCAGGTGAGAGATACGTTAGGAAAGTCTTGAGGTTTTATCGTATTTACCGCTTACTTTACAGGAGATGA